From Streptomyces sp. NBC_00683, one genomic window encodes:
- a CDS encoding S1C family serine protease, producing MDASPSRGRARRLLLPLTAAAWAIALVGGCSGAGSSPADARVQQGAVARATDDLESRYQDVIRDVLPSVVQIGADDSLGSGIVYDDKGHIVTNAHVVGSAKTFDVTVATGEKGLKASLVSSYPEQDLAVVKLNDIPGGLRAAKFGDAEKVQVGQIVLAMGSPLGLSSSVTQGIVSALGRTVSESSSGGGTGATLADMVQTSAAINPGNSGGALVNLDSEVIGIPTLAAADPQLGGSAAPGIGFAIPVSMVRTVADQIIKSGKVTDSGRAALNITGRTVVDGDYQPAGVAIVSVQKDGAAEKAGLRTGDVITAIDDTPITTITSLSEALAGEKPGEQVTVTYSRGDSKKTVRATLGEI from the coding sequence ATGGACGCATCCCCCTCCCGCGGCCGGGCCCGCCGCCTGCTGCTGCCTCTGACCGCCGCTGCCTGGGCGATCGCCCTGGTGGGCGGCTGTTCCGGCGCGGGTTCCTCCCCCGCCGACGCCCGGGTGCAGCAGGGTGCGGTGGCCCGGGCGACGGATGATCTCGAGAGCCGGTACCAGGACGTCATCAGGGATGTACTGCCCTCGGTCGTACAGATCGGCGCCGACGACAGTCTCGGCTCCGGCATCGTCTACGACGACAAGGGCCATATCGTCACGAACGCCCACGTCGTGGGGAGCGCGAAGACCTTCGACGTCACCGTCGCCACCGGTGAGAAGGGGCTCAAGGCCTCCCTGGTCTCCTCCTATCCGGAGCAGGACCTGGCGGTCGTCAAGCTGAACGACATCCCCGGCGGGCTGCGGGCCGCGAAGTTCGGCGACGCGGAAAAGGTCCAGGTGGGGCAGATCGTGCTGGCGATGGGTTCGCCGCTCGGCCTGTCCAGCAGCGTCACCCAGGGCATCGTCTCCGCTCTGGGGCGGACCGTCAGTGAGAGCAGCTCGGGCGGGGGCACCGGCGCGACGCTCGCCGACATGGTGCAGACGTCGGCGGCGATCAACCCCGGCAACAGCGGCGGGGCGCTGGTGAACCTCGACAGCGAGGTGATCGGCATCCCGACCCTCGCGGCGGCGGATCCGCAGCTGGGCGGCAGCGCGGCACCCGGGATCGGATTCGCGATCCCGGTCTCCATGGTGCGGACGGTCGCCGACCAGATCATCAAGTCCGGCAAGGTCACGGACTCGGGCCGGGCGGCACTGAACATCACGGGCCGCACCGTCGTCGACGGCGACTACCAGCCGGCCGGTGTCGCCATCGTCAGCGTGCAGAAGGACGGGGCCGCGGAGAAGGCGGGCCTGCGCACCGGAGACGTGATCACCGCGATCGACGACACCCCGATCACGACGATCACCTCGCTGTCGGAGGCCCTGGCGGGCGAGAAACCGGGCGAGCAGGTCACGGTGACGTACTCGCGCGGCGATTCGAAGAAGACGGTCCGGGCCACCCTGGGCGAGATCTGA
- a CDS encoding class I SAM-dependent methyltransferase gives MRNTVRQELVARQLDEQIAARFPVGRRLRVLDVGMGQGTQALRLARAGHSVTGLESDGEMLRTARESLAGEPEGIRERVRLIEGDGRDTGVHFLPGSFDVVLCHGVLMYVSEPDPILAGLARMLAPGGLLSLLVRNADALAMRPGTAGDFGGALAAFDTDTYTNRLGLLVRADRLGALTSTLAGIAAPLHAWYGVRVFTDNVSNDDELPGAQELERVLAAEDRAGRTDPYRRVAALLHLCGVRG, from the coding sequence CTGCGCAACACGGTCCGCCAGGAGCTCGTCGCCCGGCAGCTGGACGAGCAGATAGCCGCGCGCTTCCCCGTGGGGCGGCGGCTGCGGGTGCTCGACGTCGGCATGGGCCAGGGCACGCAGGCGCTGCGGCTGGCCCGGGCCGGGCACTCGGTGACCGGTCTGGAGTCCGACGGCGAGATGCTGCGGACCGCCCGGGAGTCCCTCGCGGGCGAGCCCGAGGGCATCCGGGAACGGGTGCGCCTCATCGAGGGCGACGGCCGCGACACCGGGGTGCACTTCCTGCCCGGCAGCTTCGACGTCGTGCTCTGCCACGGCGTCCTGATGTACGTCTCCGAGCCTGATCCGATACTGGCCGGCCTGGCCCGGATGCTGGCGCCCGGCGGGCTCCTCTCGCTGCTCGTGCGGAACGCGGACGCGCTGGCGATGCGTCCCGGGACGGCGGGAGACTTCGGCGGGGCCCTCGCGGCGTTCGACACGGATACGTACACCAACCGGCTCGGCCTCCTCGTGCGGGCCGACCGGCTCGGCGCGCTGACGTCCACGCTCGCAGGGATCGCCGCGCCGCTGCACGCCTGGTACGGCGTGCGGGTCTTCACCGACAACGTGAGCAACGACGACGAACTGCCCGGCGCCCAGGAGCTGGAGCGGGTGCTGGCCGCGGAGGACCGGGCGGGGCGGACCGATCCGTACCGCAGGGTGGCGGCGCTTCTGCATCTGTGCGGGGTGCGCGGCTGA
- a CDS encoding DUF3043 domain-containing protein: MFRSRSKEEKAPTDKVTADLSKQPRDPQAPKGRPTPKRNEAQTQRRRASSGTPTDRKEATKRQREARRADLAKQREALASGDERYLPARDKGPVRRFVRDFVDSRFCIAEYFLPLAVVILILSVIQIKNIQNISLLLWLGVIVLIVVDSIGLAFRLKKQLAERFPDTPKRGAVAYGLMRTLQMRRLRLPKPQVKRGERP; this comes from the coding sequence GTGTTCCGTAGCCGTTCCAAGGAAGAGAAGGCCCCCACCGACAAGGTGACGGCGGACCTCTCCAAGCAGCCCCGCGACCCTCAGGCTCCCAAGGGTCGCCCCACCCCCAAGCGCAACGAGGCCCAGACGCAGCGCCGACGTGCTTCGAGCGGCACGCCGACCGATCGCAAGGAGGCCACGAAGCGACAGCGCGAAGCGCGCCGCGCGGACCTGGCCAAGCAGCGTGAGGCGCTCGCGTCGGGTGACGAGCGTTATCTCCCCGCACGTGACAAGGGGCCCGTGCGGCGCTTCGTCCGTGACTTCGTGGACTCACGCTTCTGCATCGCGGAGTACTTCCTTCCGCTCGCAGTGGTCATCCTGATCCTCAGCGTGATCCAGATCAAGAACATCCAGAACATCTCGCTGCTGCTCTGGCTCGGCGTGATCGTGCTGATCGTGGTCGACTCCATCGGCCTCGCGTTCCGGCTCAAGAAGCAGCTCGCCGAGCGCTTCCCGGACACCCCCAAGCGCGGTGCCGTGGCCTACGGCCTGATGCGTACGCTCCAGATGCGCCGACTGCGGCTTCCGAAGCCGCAGGTCAAGCGGGGAGAGCGGCCCTGA
- a CDS encoding PspA/IM30 family protein, whose amino-acid sequence MKRMGMIFRAKANKALDRAEDPRETLDYSYQKQLELLQKVRRGVADVATSRKRLELQLNQLQGQSSKLEDQGRKALALGREDLAREALSRRAALQQQVTDLETQHQTLQGEEEKLTLAAQRLQAKVDAFRTKKETIKATYTAAQAQTRIGEAFSGISEEMGDVGLAIQRAEDKTQQLQARAGAIDELLASGALDDPTGTAKDDIAAELDRISGGTDVELELQRMKAELAGGSSSSQQAIEGGAQDSSPQSQQSPHKFDKQ is encoded by the coding sequence ATGAAGCGTATGGGAATGATCTTCCGCGCGAAGGCAAACAAGGCCCTTGACCGGGCCGAGGATCCGCGCGAGACCCTCGATTACTCGTACCAGAAGCAGCTGGAGCTGCTTCAGAAGGTACGCCGCGGCGTCGCCGATGTGGCGACCTCGCGCAAGCGGCTGGAGCTGCAGCTGAATCAGCTGCAGGGACAGTCGTCCAAGCTGGAGGACCAGGGCCGCAAGGCGCTCGCGCTCGGCCGCGAGGACCTGGCCCGCGAGGCGCTGTCCCGGCGCGCCGCCCTCCAGCAGCAGGTCACGGACCTGGAGACGCAGCACCAGACGCTGCAGGGTGAGGAGGAGAAGCTCACTCTCGCGGCCCAGCGGCTGCAGGCCAAGGTCGACGCCTTCCGTACGAAGAAGGAGACGATCAAGGCCACCTACACCGCCGCCCAGGCGCAGACCCGGATCGGCGAGGCGTTCTCCGGTATCTCCGAGGAGATGGGTGACGTCGGCCTCGCGATCCAGCGGGCCGAGGACAAGACCCAGCAGCTGCAGGCGCGCGCCGGAGCCATCGACGAGCTGCTTGCCTCCGGTGCCCTGGACGACCCGACCGGGACGGCGAAGGACGACATCGCCGCCGAGCTGGACCGGATCTCCGGTGGTACGGATGTAGAGCTGGAGCTGCAGCGCATGAAGGCCGAACTGGCCGGCGGCTCCTCCTCTTCCCAGCAGGCCATCGAAGGCGGTGCGCAGGACTCGTCACCGCAGTCGCAGCAGTCCCCGCACAAGTTCGACAAGCAGTAA
- the pspAA gene encoding PspA-associated protein PspAA: protein MIVRIMGEGQVALADSHVAELNKLDDVLLAEMESGDGPGFRTTLHALLDKVRELGSPLPDDSLEPSELILPSPDATLEEVRAMLRDDGLIPG, encoded by the coding sequence ATGATCGTACGGATCATGGGGGAGGGCCAGGTAGCACTGGCCGACAGTCATGTCGCCGAGCTGAACAAGCTCGACGACGTACTGCTCGCGGAGATGGAGAGCGGCGACGGCCCCGGCTTTCGCACCACTCTCCACGCGCTCCTCGACAAGGTGCGCGAGCTCGGCTCGCCGCTGCCGGACGACTCCCTGGAGCCGTCCGAGCTGATCCTGCCGTCTCCTGACGCGACCCTCGAAGAAGTGCGCGCCATGCTCAGAGACGACGGGCTGATCCCCGGCTGA
- a CDS encoding histidine kinase, which yields MTTLGTGFVRARRWLRGHPLAFDAALALAVLACMICASFAEPNPGHGPIFGIRTPEPSSVLLMVLGAGALVLRRRDPMAVLAVTGLLSTAEFILMDPPAPVVMSAVIALFTVASRTDRPTTWRVGLLTMAVLTVAAMVVGSTPWYSQENLGVFAWTGMAAAAGDAVRSRRAFIDAIRERAERAERTREEEARRRVAEERLRIARDLHDVVAHHIALVNVQAGVAAHVMDKRPDQAKEALAHVREASRSALGELRNTVGLLRQSGDPAAPTEPAPGLAVLGELVDTFRNAGLPVEVACTDRDSPLPAAVDLAAYRVIQEALTNVRKHAGADAKAEVSVVRVGSTAEITVLDNGRGAPRTGDDGTGPYEERDSGGHGLIGMRERVTALGGTLTAGPRYGGGFRVHAILPVMTRTGEPERPGTADSTGGHA from the coding sequence GTGACCACCCTCGGAACCGGGTTCGTGCGCGCCCGACGCTGGCTGCGCGGCCATCCTCTGGCCTTCGACGCGGCGCTTGCCCTGGCCGTGCTCGCCTGCATGATCTGTGCGTCCTTCGCGGAGCCGAACCCGGGGCACGGGCCGATCTTCGGCATCCGCACCCCCGAACCGTCGAGCGTGCTCCTGATGGTGCTCGGCGCCGGGGCACTCGTGCTGCGGCGGCGCGATCCCATGGCGGTACTCGCCGTGACCGGGCTGCTGTCCACCGCCGAGTTCATCCTCATGGACCCGCCCGCCCCCGTGGTGATGAGCGCGGTCATCGCGCTCTTCACCGTCGCGTCCCGCACCGACCGCCCCACCACCTGGCGGGTCGGACTGCTGACGATGGCGGTGCTGACCGTGGCGGCGATGGTGGTCGGCTCGACGCCCTGGTACAGCCAGGAGAACCTCGGCGTCTTCGCCTGGACCGGTATGGCCGCGGCCGCCGGCGACGCCGTCCGCAGCAGGCGCGCGTTCATCGACGCGATCAGGGAACGCGCCGAGCGGGCCGAGCGCACCCGCGAGGAGGAGGCCCGCCGGCGGGTCGCCGAGGAGCGGCTGCGGATCGCCCGGGACCTGCACGACGTCGTCGCCCACCACATCGCCCTGGTCAACGTCCAGGCCGGGGTCGCCGCCCACGTCATGGACAAGCGCCCGGACCAGGCCAAGGAGGCGCTCGCCCATGTCCGGGAGGCCAGCCGCTCCGCACTGGGCGAGCTCAGGAACACGGTCGGGCTGCTGCGCCAGTCCGGCGACCCCGCGGCGCCCACCGAACCGGCCCCCGGCCTCGCGGTCCTCGGCGAGCTCGTCGACACCTTCCGCAACGCGGGACTCCCCGTCGAGGTGGCCTGCACCGACCGGGACAGCCCGTTGCCCGCGGCCGTCGACCTGGCGGCGTACCGGGTCATCCAGGAGGCGCTCACCAATGTGCGCAAGCACGCGGGCGCGGACGCGAAGGCCGAGGTGAGTGTCGTACGGGTCGGGAGCACCGCGGAGATCACGGTGCTGGACAACGGCAGGGGCGCGCCGAGGACCGGGGACGACGGAACGGGCCCGTACGAGGAGCGCGACAGCGGCGGCCACGGCCTCATCGGCATGCGCGAACGCGTCACCGCGCTCGGCGGCACCCTCACCGCGGGCCCCCGTTACGGCGGCGGATTCCGCGTCCATGCGATCCTGCCCGTCATGACCCGCACGGGTGAGCCGGAGAGGCCGGGCACGGCGGACAGCACGGGGGGACACGCATGA
- a CDS encoding response regulator transcription factor, with product MTPIKVLLADDQALLRSAFRVLVDSEPDMQVVGEAADGAQAVELARSTRADVVLMDIRMPGTDGLAATRMISADPDLAGVRVVMLTTFEVDEYVVQSLRAGASGFLGKGAEPDELLNAIRIAAAGEALLSPVATKGLIATFLAQGGSAGEGPDAAAYAERLGALTVREREVLVLVAGGHSNDEIAERLAVSPLTVKTHVNRAMAKLGARDRAQLVVIAYESGLVRPRAE from the coding sequence ATGACACCGATCAAGGTGCTGCTCGCCGACGACCAGGCGCTGCTGCGCAGCGCGTTCCGGGTGCTGGTCGACTCGGAGCCCGACATGCAGGTCGTCGGTGAGGCCGCGGACGGCGCACAGGCGGTGGAACTGGCCCGCTCGACCCGCGCCGATGTGGTGCTGATGGACATCAGGATGCCCGGCACCGACGGGCTCGCCGCCACCCGGATGATCAGCGCCGATCCGGATCTGGCGGGTGTACGGGTCGTCATGCTCACCACCTTCGAGGTGGACGAGTACGTGGTGCAGTCCCTGCGTGCCGGTGCGTCCGGCTTTCTCGGCAAGGGCGCCGAACCGGACGAGCTGCTCAACGCCATCCGCATCGCCGCGGCAGGGGAGGCGCTGCTCTCCCCGGTGGCGACGAAGGGGCTCATCGCCACGTTCCTCGCCCAGGGCGGCAGCGCGGGCGAGGGCCCGGACGCCGCGGCGTACGCCGAGCGGCTCGGCGCGCTCACCGTGCGGGAGCGCGAGGTGCTCGTCCTGGTCGCGGGCGGGCACTCCAACGACGAGATCGCCGAGCGGCTCGCCGTCAGCCCGCTCACCGTGAAGACCCATGTGAACAGGGCCATGGCGAAGCTGGGCGCCCGGGACCGCGCCCAATTGGTTGTGATTGCGTACGAATCGGGCCTGGTGCGTCCCAGGGCGGAGTGA
- a CDS encoding efflux RND transporter permease subunit, which yields MSWLSRFSLAQRALIGLISIVALVFGAIAIPQLKQQLLPTIELPMVSVLAPYQGASPDVVEKQVVEPLENAIKAVDGVEGITSTASEGNAVIMASFDFGDEGTKQLVADIQQAVNRARIQLPEDVDPQVIAGSTDDIPTVVLAVTSDKDQQALADQLDRTVVPAIEDIDGVGQVAVDGVQELQVSVVPDDRKLAAAGLNAGSLAQALQAGGATVPAGSFSEAGKSRTIQVGGSFTSLKQIEDLKVSAQNPATGKPGKPVRVGDIATVEQEPSTAVSITRTNGKPSLAVMATMDKDGSAVAISDAVQDKLPDLRKDLGSGAELTVVSDQGPAVSKAISGLTTEGALGLLFAVIVILVFLASIRSTLVTAVSIPLSVVLALIVLWTRDLSLNMLTLGALTIAIGRVVDDSIVVLENIKRHLGYGEERHSAIITAVKEVAGAVTSSTLTTVAVFLPIGLVGGMVGQLFGSFSLTVTAALLASLLVSLTVVPVLSYWFLRAPKGTAENPDEARRKAEEKEAASRLQRIYVPVLRFATRRRITSIVIAFVVLFGTFGMAPLLKTNFFDQGEQEVLSIKQELTPGTSLEAADAAAQKVEKVLAADEGVKDYQVTVGSSGFMAAFGGGTGANQASYQVTLKDSADFDATQDRIDEALGKLDGIGDTTIAAGDGFGSQDLSVVVKAADADILKKASEAVRTEVAKLDDVTDVQSDLAQSVPRISVKANDKAADAGFNETTLGAAVAGAVRGTPSGKAIMDDTERDVIVKSSNPATTMAELKALKLGPVELGQIADVKLVPGPVTMTRIDGQRAATITAKPTGDNTGAVSAALQTKINALDLPDGATASIGGVSQDQDDAFMKLGLAMLAAIAIVFMLLVATFRSLIQPLILLVSIPFAATGAIGLLVVTGTPMGVPAMIGMLMLIGIVVTNAIVLIDLINQYRSQGMGVVEAVVEGGRHRLRPILMTALATIFALLPMALGVTGEGGFISQPLAVVVIGGLITSTLLTLLLVPTLYAMVELRKERRAKKKAAKREAKAGVTAPGTPEEATSDEPEPAKA from the coding sequence ATGTCCTGGCTGTCCAGATTCAGCCTCGCGCAAAGGGCCCTTATCGGGCTGATCTCGATCGTCGCGCTCGTTTTCGGAGCGATCGCGATCCCGCAGCTCAAGCAGCAGCTGCTGCCCACCATCGAACTCCCGATGGTGTCGGTGCTGGCCCCCTACCAGGGTGCGTCCCCCGATGTGGTCGAGAAGCAGGTCGTCGAACCCCTCGAGAACGCCATCAAGGCCGTCGACGGCGTCGAGGGCATCACGTCGACCGCCAGCGAGGGCAACGCCGTCATCATGGCGAGCTTCGACTTCGGTGACGAAGGCACCAAGCAGCTCGTCGCGGACATCCAGCAGGCCGTGAACCGTGCCCGCATCCAGCTGCCCGAGGACGTCGACCCGCAGGTCATCGCCGGTTCGACGGACGACATCCCGACCGTCGTCCTCGCCGTCACGTCCGACAAGGACCAGCAGGCGCTCGCCGACCAGCTGGACCGCACGGTCGTCCCGGCCATCGAGGACATCGACGGCGTCGGCCAGGTCGCGGTCGACGGCGTCCAGGAACTCCAGGTCTCCGTCGTCCCCGACGACAGGAAGCTCGCCGCCGCCGGTCTGAACGCCGGCTCGCTGGCCCAGGCCCTCCAGGCCGGCGGTGCCACGGTCCCGGCCGGTTCCTTCTCCGAGGCGGGCAAGAGCCGCACCATCCAGGTGGGCGGCTCCTTCACCTCGCTGAAGCAGATCGAGGACCTGAAGGTCTCCGCGCAGAACCCCGCCACCGGCAAGCCCGGGAAGCCGGTCCGCGTCGGCGACATCGCCACGGTGGAGCAGGAGCCCTCCACCGCGGTCTCCATCACCCGTACGAACGGCAAGCCGAGCCTCGCCGTGATGGCCACGATGGACAAGGACGGCAGCGCCGTCGCCATCTCGGACGCCGTCCAGGACAAGCTGCCCGACCTGCGCAAGGACCTCGGTTCCGGTGCGGAACTGACCGTCGTCTCGGACCAGGGACCGGCCGTCTCCAAGGCGATCTCCGGCCTGACCACCGAGGGCGCGCTCGGCCTGCTCTTCGCGGTCATCGTGATCCTGGTCTTCCTCGCGTCGATCCGCTCGACCCTGGTCACCGCGGTCTCCATCCCGCTGTCCGTGGTCCTCGCGCTGATCGTGCTCTGGACCCGCGACCTCTCGCTGAACATGCTCACGCTCGGCGCCCTGACGATCGCGATCGGCCGGGTCGTCGACGACTCGATCGTGGTCCTGGAGAACATCAAGCGGCACCTCGGCTACGGCGAGGAGCGCCATTCGGCGATCATCACCGCGGTCAAGGAAGTGGCCGGCGCGGTCACTTCCTCCACGCTCACCACCGTCGCGGTCTTCCTGCCCATCGGTCTGGTGGGCGGCATGGTGGGCCAGCTCTTCGGTTCGTTCTCCCTGACCGTCACCGCGGCCCTGCTGGCCTCCCTGCTGGTCTCGCTGACCGTGGTCCCGGTCCTCTCGTACTGGTTCCTGCGCGCCCCCAAGGGCACCGCCGAGAACCCGGACGAGGCGCGCCGCAAGGCCGAGGAGAAGGAAGCCGCGAGCCGGCTCCAGCGGATCTACGTCCCCGTGCTGCGCTTCGCGACCCGGCGCCGTATCACCAGCATCGTCATCGCCTTCGTGGTGCTGTTCGGCACCTTCGGAATGGCGCCCCTGCTGAAGACCAACTTCTTCGACCAGGGTGAGCAGGAAGTCCTCTCCATCAAGCAGGAGCTGACCCCGGGCACCAGCCTGGAGGCGGCCGACGCCGCCGCGCAGAAGGTCGAGAAGGTCCTCGCGGCCGACGAGGGCGTCAAGGACTACCAGGTCACCGTCGGCTCCTCCGGCTTCATGGCGGCCTTCGGCGGCGGTACGGGAGCCAACCAGGCCTCCTACCAGGTCACCCTCAAGGACTCGGCGGACTTCGACGCCACCCAGGACCGGATCGACGAGGCCCTCGGCAAGCTCGACGGCATCGGCGACACGACGATCGCAGCGGGCGACGGCTTCGGCAGCCAGGACCTGAGCGTCGTGGTGAAGGCCGCCGACGCGGACATCCTGAAGAAGGCCTCCGAAGCGGTGCGGACCGAGGTCGCGAAGCTCGACGACGTCACCGACGTCCAGAGCGACCTGGCGCAGAGCGTTCCGCGCATCTCGGTCAAGGCCAACGACAAGGCCGCGGACGCCGGATTCAACGAGACCACGCTCGGCGCGGCGGTCGCCGGTGCGGTGCGCGGCACCCCGTCCGGCAAGGCGATCATGGACGACACCGAGCGTGACGTCATCGTGAAGTCGTCCAACCCGGCCACCACCATGGCCGAACTGAAGGCCCTGAAGCTCGGCCCGGTCGAGCTCGGCCAGATCGCCGACGTGAAGCTCGTCCCCGGCCCGGTCACGATGACCCGGATCGACGGACAGCGCGCGGCGACGATCACCGCCAAGCCGACCGGCGACAACACGGGCGCGGTCAGCGCCGCGCTCCAGACGAAGATCAACGCCCTGGACCTCCCGGACGGCGCCACCGCATCCATCGGCGGCGTCTCCCAGGACCAGGACGACGCCTTCATGAAGCTGGGCCTCGCCATGCTGGCGGCCATCGCGATCGTCTTCATGCTGCTGGTGGCCACCTTCCGGTCGCTCATCCAGCCGCTGATCCTGCTGGTCTCCATCCCGTTCGCGGCGACCGGAGCCATCGGCCTCCTCGTCGTCACCGGCACCCCGATGGGCGTCCCGGCGATGATCGGCATGCTGATGCTGATCGGCATCGTGGTGACGAACGCGATCGTGCTGATCGACCTGATCAACCAGTACCGATCGCAGGGAATGGGCGTCGTCGAGGCAGTCGTCGAGGGCGGCCGCCACCGTCTGCGCCCGATCCTGATGACGGCACTGGCGACGATCTTCGCCCTGCTCCCGATGGCGCTCGGCGTCACCGGCGAGGGCGGGTTCATCTCCCAGCCGCTGGCGGTCGTGGTGATCGGCGGTCTGATCACCTCCACGCTGCTGACGCTGCTCCTGGTGCCGACGCTGTACGCGATGGTCGAGCTCCGCAAGGAGCGCCGCGCCAAGAAGAAGGCGGCCAAGCGCGAGGCGAAGGCGGGCGTCACGGCCCCCGGGACGCCGGAGGAAGCCACCTCCGACGAGCCGGAGCCCGCGAAGGCCTGA
- the nadA gene encoding quinolinate synthase NadA, which produces MRVVTTAQPLDVQPTPLALLLLGREADPRSERGVECPGDLPSPSDPDLVERARAAKEKLGDKVFVLGHHYQRDEVIQFADVTGDSFKLARDAAARPEAEYIVFCGVHFMAESADILTGDDQKVVLPDLAAGCSMADMATAEQVAECWDVLTDAGVADRVVPVSYMNSSADIKAFTGRHGGTICTSSNAKRALEWAFEQGEKVLFLPDQHLGRNTAVRDMGMTLEDCVLYNPHKPNGGLTAEELRNAKMILWRGHCSVHGRFSVESVNDVRERIPGVNVLVHPECKNEVVAAADYVGSTEYIIKALEAAPAGSKWAIGTELNLVRRLANRFAAEDKEIVFLDKTVCFCSTMNRIDLPHLVWTLESLAEGNLVNRIQVDPETEKYAKLALERMLALP; this is translated from the coding sequence GTGCGTGTCGTGACCACCGCCCAGCCCCTGGATGTCCAGCCGACACCCCTCGCCCTGCTGCTTCTCGGCCGCGAGGCCGACCCGAGGAGCGAGCGCGGCGTCGAATGCCCCGGCGACCTGCCCTCCCCGTCCGACCCGGACCTGGTGGAGCGCGCTCGCGCAGCCAAGGAGAAGCTCGGGGACAAGGTCTTCGTCCTCGGACACCACTACCAGCGCGACGAGGTCATCCAGTTCGCGGACGTCACCGGCGACTCCTTCAAGCTCGCCCGGGACGCGGCGGCGCGGCCCGAGGCGGAGTACATCGTCTTCTGCGGCGTGCACTTCATGGCCGAGTCCGCGGACATCCTGACCGGTGACGACCAGAAGGTCGTCCTGCCGGACCTCGCCGCGGGCTGCTCGATGGCCGACATGGCCACCGCGGAGCAGGTCGCCGAGTGCTGGGACGTGCTGACGGATGCCGGCGTCGCCGACCGGGTCGTGCCGGTCTCGTACATGAACTCCTCCGCCGACATCAAGGCCTTCACCGGCCGGCACGGCGGGACGATCTGCACCTCGTCCAACGCGAAGCGGGCACTGGAGTGGGCCTTCGAGCAGGGCGAGAAGGTGCTCTTCCTGCCGGACCAGCACCTGGGGCGCAACACGGCCGTGCGGGACATGGGGATGACCCTGGAGGACTGCGTCCTCTACAACCCGCACAAGCCGAACGGCGGCCTCACCGCCGAGGAGCTGCGGAACGCGAAGATGATCCTGTGGCGCGGGCACTGCTCGGTGCACGGGCGCTTCTCGGTCGAGTCCGTCAACGACGTGCGGGAGCGGATCCCGGGTGTCAACGTGCTCGTCCACCCGGAGTGCAAGAACGAGGTCGTGGCAGCCGCGGACTACGTGGGCTCGACGGAGTACATCATCAAGGCCCTGGAGGCGGCCCCGGCCGGTTCGAAGTGGGCCATCGGTACGGAGCTGAACCTGGTGCGCCGCCTGGCGAACCGTTTCGCCGCGGAGGACAAGGAGATCGTCTTCCTCGACAAGACGGTGTGCTTCTGCTCGACGATGAACCGGATCGACCTGCCGCACCTGGTGTGGACGCTGGAGTCGCTGGCCGAGGGGAACCTCGTCAACCGGATCCAGGTCGACCCGGAGACGGAGAAGTACGCGAAGCTGGCGCTGGAGCGGATGCTGGCGCTGCCGTAG
- a CDS encoding HesB/IscA family protein → MSVSDETTTVSDGILLSDAAADKVRTLLEQEGRDDLALRVAVQPGGCSGLRYQLFFDERSLDGDVVKDFGGVKVVTDRMSAPYLGGASVDFVDTIEKQGFTIDNPNATGSCACGDSFS, encoded by the coding sequence ATGTCCGTATCGGACGAGACCACCACCGTGAGCGACGGCATCCTCCTGTCCGACGCCGCCGCAGACAAGGTCAGGACCCTTCTGGAGCAGGAGGGCCGTGACGACCTCGCTCTGCGCGTCGCCGTTCAGCCCGGAGGTTGCTCCGGCCTGCGCTACCAGCTCTTCTTCGACGAGCGCTCGCTCGACGGCGACGTCGTGAAGGACTTCGGCGGCGTCAAGGTTGTCACCGACCGGATGAGCGCCCCGTACCTGGGCGGCGCCTCGGTCGACTTCGTGGACACGATCGAGAAGCAGGGCTTCACGATCGACAACCCGAACGCCACGGGCTCCTGCGCCTGCGGTGACTCCTTCAGCTAA